The following DNA comes from Kluyveromyces lactis strain NRRL Y-1140 chromosome E complete sequence.
GATTACTTGCAACCAAATTCTTGCCGAATTTTCTCCAGATAGTGAAGTGGCTTCAGCCACTTCAAGGTACCTTGATAGGCACCCAAGTTGGAGTTGTTGCTCGAAGCCAGTGTTCAACTTTTTCGCAGGAATTACTTCCACAGAAAACTATGTACTACTAAGCTGAAAGCTTGCATAACGGTTGATATTTCTATTTTCCGTTGCTAATTATTGCGGGGAAAACTGCAACTGACATTAGTGAGTACTTTTAGTTTTTCCTGTTTAAGTTTTTTTCgaacaaaagaatataagGTTTGTTTTCTGCAGCCATTGTTTTCCCTGCTTCTATTGCAGTGACGTAGAAGAAAACGCAGTGGAGCGGGTGATTACCCCAGGTAATTTAAACATAACACAGAAAAGTGAATCAGTTATATATGCAGTAATGTTTTGTGCTTCTATGGAAACAACCGAGCGAGAAAACACAAGAATGTTGAACATAATGGGTGAATGAGTTGGCTTTGTCCCTGTTCTTAAGGTCATACTGGGGTAACATTGAACTGAACTGGAAAACactttgaataaattagTGTTACACCAGTGAACGGATATATTGTTTGGATTCGGAGATATCTTCCCCAAATTTAGTTTAAAGTTTCCCAACAGGCGCGGACGGACAATATAATTTACAAGCATTATTTGCcaatgattttattttgtgGGGAAAGATGGGCATCTCTGTTGCGACTGTGTGATCAATATACTCCACTACATGAACTGTGCGAGGGATGAGTATGTATTTGGTTGGTTTACAAAACGACTCTGCCCGTCAGTTGTCTCGGCCTGAGCTACCAGAACTTGAGATTGGTACACTGAACGTAGAGATGGGAACTGAACTTACATGACGATGAAAGAATGACTTAATTTTAGTCATATAATCTGTTTACCTGTTACTATGCGGTTTTGCTTTTCGTTGCAATGACTAAAAATTCGTCCTTGATATTGAAACTATCGGATAAAAATTATCCTAGATAGTAgcttttttcttattttcaTGCATGTTCGTTGTTTCCTGGAGAAATCGTAAAACACCTGTTTGGTTGCACATCACTGATGGTGGCTTTAGTAATACTACAAGATATAATGGTAGATTAATGGCTTTTGCATGAAAACTATTTAAGAAAACCTTTTTTTACATTTAGGATTTCGATTGACCCAGTTTGCATTCCCAATATTGATAAAGGCCACTGTTGTTCACTTGAACAACAATACTCATAAGCACTTAACTACGGACTTGTatttaatttcttgaatcatGTCTAAATTTGATATCGAACAAACGTTAGGCAAACTAACcagagatgaaaaaatctCTTTGCTATCAGCCGTTGACTTTTGGCACACAAAGGAGATTGAACGTCTGGGGATTCCGTCAGTGAGGGTTTCTGATGGTCCCAATGGTATCAGAGGTACTAGGTTTTTCGACTCAGTTCCTTCAGGCTGTTTTCCTAACGGAACCGGTCTAGCTTCCACATTTGATGAGGAACTGTTGAAAGAGGCAGGTAAATTGATGGGTAAGGAAGCCGTCGCCAAGAATGCTGCTGTGATTTTGGGACCCACGGCTAACATGCAACGTGGTCCTTTGGGTGGTCGTGgctttgaatcattttctgAAGATCCATATTTAGCTGGTGTTGCTACTGCTTCGGTTGTTCAAGGAATCCAATCTGAGGGTATTGCTGCTACGGTAAAGCACTTTGTCTGTAATGATCTAGAAGATCAACGTTTCTCTTCGAATGCCACGCTCTCTGAGAGAGCGTTGCGAGAAATATACTTAGAACCTTTCAGATTGGCAGTCAAGAATGCTGATCCTGTTTGTTTAATGTCCGCTTACAATAAGGTGAACGGCGAACATTGTTCTCAGAACAAAAAATTGTTATTGGACATTCTtagaaaagaatggaatTGGGATGGTATGATTATGTCTGATTGGTTTGGTACTTACACCACTGCTGCTTCTATCAAGAATGGTCTGGATATTGAGTTCCCAGGTCCAACGAGATGGAGAACTAATGAACTTGTTTCACATTCTCTAAATTCCAGGGAACAAATTTCTATTTATGACGTTGACGACCGTGTTAGacaagttttgaaaatgattaagtttgttcttgacAACCAGGAAAAGACGGGGattgttcaaaatggtCCAGAAACCACATCTAACAATAGTAAAGAGACCTCTGAATTGCTTAGAAAGATAGCTGCGGATTCCATTGTCTTGTTGAAGAACGAGAATTCGATTCTacctttgaaaaaagaagaatcagTCGTCGTTATTGGTCCAAACGCCAAAGCAAAGGCTTCTTCTGGAGGTGGTTCTGCATCTATGAACTCTTACTATGTTATTTCACCTTACGAAGGGATCGTCAAGAAAGTGGGCAAGGAAGTACCATATACAATTGGGGCAGAGTCTCATAAGACCTTATCTAATTTAATTGAGCAACTGGTAGTTGATCCTTCAAAACCAGCAGAAGGAGATAATGCAGGTGCTACCGGTTTCTTTTACAGTGAGCCAGTTGAAAAGAGAGCAAAGGATGAATCTCCATTTCATGTTGCTGCTTTTAAgcattctttcaacttacttttcgatttcaaaCATGATAAAATTGACACGAATAACCCATTATTTTACATCACACTTGAAGGTTACTTCACTCCTGAGGAAGATGCTAACTACATATTTGGTTTGCAGGTTTACGGTACTGGTCTATTGTActtggatgaagaattaTTGATTGATCAGAAGAAAGGTCAAACCCGTGGTGGATTCTGTTTCGGTGCTGGTACCAATGAAAAGACTAAGACTGTTACTCTACAAAAGGGTAAATCGTATAAAGTCAGAATCGAATATGGCTCTGGCCCAACTAGCCAACTGGTAAGTGAATTCGGAGCTGGTGCTCTCCAGGTTGGTGTTGCAAAGGCTATTGATGCAGATGAGGAAATCAAGAAGGCAGCAAAACTTGCTGCGGGTCACGATAAAGCCATTTTATGTATTGGTTTGAACGCAGAATGGGAATCTGAAGGTCATGATAGGGAAGATATGACTTTGCCAGGAAGAACAAACGATCTCGTCCGTGCTGTTTTGGAGGCCAATCCTAACACTGTAATTGTCAACCAGTCTGGTACTCCTGTCGAGTTCCCATGATTACAAAAAGCTAAAGCTCTCATTCAAGCTTGGTACGGAGGTAATGAGTTGGGCAATGCTATTGCTGATGTCTTGTATGGTGACGTTATTCCAAGTGGTAAATTATCTCTCTCATGGCCAATAAACCTTGAAGATAACCCAACTTATTTGAACTTCAAGACTGAATTTGGCAGAGTTCTCTACGGTGAGGATATTTTCATTGGATACAGATTCTATGAGAAGTTGCAAAGAAGAGTTGCATTCCCCTTCGGTTACGGGTTATCTTATACTGAATTTGCTTTATCTAATCTACAAGTACAAACGGATGAGGAGGTTATCTCTGTTTCTGTTAATGTAAAGAACGCAGGTGAGGCATATGCGGGATCCGAAGTCGTACAAATTTACATTGCTGCGACTGAATCATCTTTTTCTAGGGCAGTCAAAGAGTTGAAGGGATTCAAGAAAATTTTGCTTCAACCTGGGCAAAACGAAACAGTCAAAGTTGATTTAATCTTGAAGGATTCTATTTCCTTcttcgatgaagaagtcGGTAAGTGGTGTTCAGAAGCTGGTCAGTACAAAGTCTTGGTAGGCACATCTTCAGATGACATTGTGCTGAGTGAATCTTTCGACGTGAAGAAAACCTCGTATTGGACAGGTTTGTAGTTGGCCAATACGCTTCACTTGCAACATGTTTTACTGTCCACATTTATAAAGTATCTAGATGTCTTTTATGTCGTATGATTTTTAGTaaagaaatagaataaTTTCCAGCTTTGAATTCTGATGATCGCAATAAAACCTTGGACGATTGGCTATAATAACTGCAATATGATTAGTTGGCTATTCCTCTCCTACTACTTATACGTTGATGACGCTGTAGATGAGAATACTGGTATTCAATAAAACCAATACGAAATTGAACCAACCTCACTTTTTCATGAAGTTGAATCAATATTTAGAGTTGACGTATATATCAGTCTATACAACATCTTCTCTAGATATCTGCATCATGTTTGAGACACATGAACGGACCCACTTTTTGATTATCTAGATGTGTCCGTCTGCATTAACCACGATACTGACACTTGGAGCTAGAATGAAGAACGTGATAATATCTGCAGTAACTAAATTGACGATATTCAGCATGCAGGTATCATACAATAGTTTATATTATAAATTACGTAAAAAATAGCTAAATAGCTAAATATCATGCTTATCGCTGCAGCGTTCAACTAGTGCTTAATAAAGACATActaaagaaagaataccCTCATTTTTTCAGTCCTGTCTCAGATATGTATTGTTGGACTTGACAATTATCAGATTTCGTAGTAGGGACTCAGC
Coding sequences within:
- a CDS encoding glycoside hydrolase family 3 protein (similar to uniprot|P07337 Kluyveromyces marxianus Beta- glucosidase precursor); translation: MSKFDIEQTLGKLTRDEKISLLSAVDFWHTKEIERLGIPSVRVSDGPNGIRGTRFFDSVPSGCFPNGTGLASTFDEELLKEAGKLMGKEAVAKNAAVILGPTANMQRGPLGGRGFESFSEDPYLAGVATASVVQGIQSEGIAATVKHFVCNDLEDQRFSSNATLSERALREIYLEPFRLAVKNADPVCLMSAYNKVNGEHCSQNKKLLLDILRKEWNWDGMIMSDWFGTYTTAASIKNGLDIEFPGPTRWRTNELVSHSLNSREQISIYDVDDRVRQVLKMIKFVLDNQEKTGIVQNGPETTSNNSKETSELLRKIAADSIVLLKNENSILPLKKEESVVVIGPNAKAKASSGGGSASMNSYYVISPYEGIVKKVGKEVPYTIGAESHKTLSNLIEQLVVDPSKPAEGDNAGATGFFYSEPVEKRAKDESPFHVAAFKHSFNLLFDFKHDKIDTNNPLFYITLEGYFTPEEDANYIFGLQVYGTGLLYLDEELLIDQKKGQTRGGFCFGAGTNEKTKTVTLQKGKSYKVRIEYGSGPTSQLVSEFGAGALQVGVAKAIDADEEIKKAAKLAAGHDKAILCIGLNAEWESEGHDREDMTLPGRTNDLVRAVLEANPNTVIVNQSGTPVEFP